From Jaculus jaculus isolate mJacJac1 chromosome 19, mJacJac1.mat.Y.cur, whole genome shotgun sequence, a single genomic window includes:
- the Ctsk gene encoding cathepsin K, with protein MWGFKLLLLPVVSFALYPERILDSQWELWKKTYKKQYNSKVDETSRRLIWEKNLKHISIHNLEASLGVHTYEMAMNHLGDMTSEEVVQKMTGLKVPPSRPHSNDTLYIPDWEGRAPESIDYRKKGYVTPVKNQGQCGSCWAFSSVGALEGQLKKKTGKLLNLSPQNLVDCVSDNDGCGGGYMTNAFQYVQRNRGIDSEDAYPYVGQDESCMYNPTGKAAKCRGYREIPMGSEKALKRAVARVGPISVAIDASLTSFQFYSKGVYYDENCNSDNMNHAVLAVGYGIQKGNKHWIVKNSWGESWGNKGYVLMARNKNNSCGIANLASFPKM; from the exons ATGTGGGGGTTCAAGCTTCTGCTGCTACCAGTGGTGAGCTTTGCTCTGTACCCTGAGAGGATACTGGATTCCCAGTGGGAGCTCTGGAAGAAGACTTACAAGAAGCAGTATAACAGCAAG GTGGATGAAACCTCTCGGCGTTTAATTTGGGAAAAAAACCTGAAGCATATTTCCATCCATAATCTTGAGGCCTCTCTCGGTGTGCACACATATGAAATGGCCATGAATCACTTGGGGGACATG acCAGTGAAGAAGTGGTTCAGAAGATGACTGGACTCAAAGTACCCCCTTCTCGTCCCCACAGTAATGACACACTCTATATCCCAGACTGGGAAGGTAGAGCCCCAGAGTCTATTGACTATCGAAAGAAGGGATATGTCACTCCTGTCAAAAACCAG GGTCAGTGTGGTTCCTGTTGGGCTTTCAGCTCTGTGGGTGCCCTGGAAGGCCAGCTGAAGAAGAAAACTGGAAAACTCTTAAATCTGAGTCCCCAGAACCTGGTGGACTGTGTGTCTGACAATGATGGCTGTGGAGGGGGCTACATGACCAATGCCTTCCAGTACGTGCAGAGGAACCGTGGCATTGACTCGGAGGACGCTTACCCGTACGTGGGACAG gatgaaaGCTGTATGTACAACCCAACAGGAAAGGCAGCTAAATGCAGAGGTTACAGAGAGATCCCCATGGGGAGTGAGAAAGCCCTGAAGAGGGCGGTGGCCCGTGTGGGGCCCATCTCTGTGGCCATCGACGCAAGCCTGACTTCTTTCCAGTTTTACAGCAAAG GTGTCTATTATGATGAAAACTGCAACAGTGACAATATGAACCATGCGGTCTTGGCAGTGGGATATGGGATCCAGAAGGGAAACAAGCACTGGATAGTTAAAAACag CTGGGGCGAAAGCTGGGGCAACAAAGGATATGTACTCATGGCTCGGAATAAGAACAACTCCTGTGGCATTGCCAACCTGGCCAGCTTCCCCAAGATGTGA
- the LOC123456086 gene encoding 60S ribosomal protein L22-like has product MVPVKKLVMKGGKKKKQGLKFALDCTHPVEDGLMDAAKFEQFLQERIKVNRKAGNLGRGVVTIERSKSKITVTSEVPFSKRYLKYLTKKYLEKNNLRDWLRVVASGKESYELRYFQINQDEEEEDED; this is encoded by the coding sequence ATGGTGCCTGTGAAAAAGCTTGTGATGAAGGGGggcaaaaaaaagaagcagggtcTGAAGTTTGCCCTCGACTGCACCCACCCTGTAGAAGATGGACTCATGGATGCTGCCAAGTTCGAGCAGTTCCTCCAAGAGAGAATCAAAGTGAACAGAAAGGCTGGGAACCTTGGTAGAGGGGTTGTAACCATTGAGAGGAGCAAGAGCAAGATCACTGTAACTTCCGAGGTGCCTTTTTCCAAAAGGTATTTGAAATATCTCACCAAAAAATATTTGGAGAAGAATAACCTACGTGATTGGTTACGCGTAGTTGCTAGCGGCAAAGAGAGTTACGAATTGCGTTACTTCCAGATTAaccaggatgaagaggaggaagatgaggattaA